The DNA segment TTCACGAATATTTCCGTTTCAAACTCTCGTTTCGAGCATTTTACGTGTTTTCATTTTTCCCTTTTTCCCCAAATATTGGATACATAGGCAGCGACTAGAGTGAAATAAGACATATTTGGCTAGATCAAGCAATGGTGTTATtcttattttttcgatttcattcaATCTTATCATACAgggacatagacatagagacatggactgtgaattccctttatatctatgcatgaaatacggtcaaaaaaagtgacagagagaaaaacacgtcgggaatgcagttgtctttttctagaattttgattggtctacactcacctctatgtgaacaaaaaagagaaaggtatatcccgacgagcttttctctctttctaataaatagccaatttcatgctggcattgctcagtccatgtctctatgtctatgtacgaggatgtattgatatctagttagcctagaccagttccatgaacaaagaaaatattgcgtttccatagcaacgaacaataactcataagtgtcagtgtgaagtttgagctaaaaaaagtaaaccagagttacgcaataaattaaaagaaagaagatgtccaccgaaattgtgagaatcgaaaaattggagtattgagccatcatcaagtacctgtatttaaaagggttaagaggtaagcagatttacgaatatatgcttaatacccttggtgatcaatgtccttcgtatgcaatcgtgaaaaattggactgcaagattcaaaagaggtaaattttccattgaagatgatgaccgatcgggaaggccagttttttgtcagtccccgaaaacatcgatgcagttcatgacatgattttatcagaccgtcgaattgggctaaaacggatatctgaagcactgaatatttcatacgaacgcgttcatcatatagttcacgtcaatttggacatgagaaaaattgctgcaaaatggatacccaaatgtttgaatgttgaccaaaagcgtgcaagggtagaaacatcgcgttcgatctgtgctcgatttgaaaacgatgtgacttcttaaaccgaattgttacaatggagagacttgggtacatttctacgatccagaaacaaagcaacaatcgataaaatggcgacactctggttctccaagacctaagaagtttcgtttccaaaaatctgctggaaaagttcttgcttcagttttttgggattgccatggagtaattatgattgattttttggataagaacaATAAACTGACATTACTATTCGACACTCTTCGCGAaacaattaaagagaaaagacgcggaaagctatctaaagatgttttgtttttgcaggacaacgcccctgcacacaaatctcatgttgccatacaaaaaattcgtgatttagggtttgaattactagaacaccttccttattcaccagatttggctccatccgactatcgcatctctttcctcaactgaaaaaagtttaaaaggtcgtacatttttttccaacgaggagataataaaagctgtggaggtctggtttgcagatcaagaagaaaattttattttgaaaggtctagagacgtcgcaggttcgttgtaataaatgtatccaattaagaggcgaatatgttgagtattgaaatattttgacatattgtttggttttatagtaggctaaaaatatatcctcgtagtgcCTATATCAAATGAATGATTCGATGTTATCATATTTTGTATGAACTGTTATTTTACAATAATTAGCTGTTGAAAGAGTGATAGTTCGATATTTTTGAGATGAAGTTCGAGATAccaatataaaatattatcatatgtacagggtgagtgtgAGTAAAATTGGTAATACCTAAACTAAAACTTTTTGACCCAACGATATgcaggaaaatgaatggcataTTAAGTTCGTCTTTTTTCgtgaaactaataatgccatcaactgcattcctccatcttcttctgttttcgagttataggccaaaatttaaatttgggcgatttcaactttggtcattatctccgtttctgtttctGACGTcatgatttttatttcacagatttaaacctgaataatttcTCAACTTATGgaggaaatttttcgaaaaaagaaaTTCGATTTTTCGATTAAGACTTAACTGCAATATGAGCTTGAAGGTGAACTGGTTTTTTTTATCACAATATATCACTCttcataatttatattttttgaattatttaatTTTCTTGCACGCACCTCGAGAGTATCCAAATTTAAAAACACGGCCAAACTCTGCACCAAATCAGCAGCTAGCCCAATGTTATCTGTGTAGAATTTCACCCGCCCAATAACCTCAAAAAACATCACCAAGATGCTACCGTCTCTCAGACATTTCATACTCAGTTCTAGACTAGGTCCGCCATCTATTTCCACGTCGCTCGAAAGAAGGAAATTCTGATTGATCCACATGCATATCCTCTGAAGCCTCTCGTTCATCCTGAATTCCACGTAACTCTCGGGTTTGGCATCGGTAATGCCGTTATTGAGTGCGTACATTGAGAATCTTGGTAACTGCCTCGTTATCTCAAAAACGTGGTATTGCTCACTCTTGGGATAACCAACAAAAGCCTTGATGTGTATGTCCACAGGATTATCGCTGGGGAGGTTCAAAGGTATTGTAAGATCCGAGCTGATTTGGTGATCAGCTGGGTGAACCACATGAGTTTCACCCTTGAATATGCCTTCAGCGAAGATAGTCACTGATCTTATTATGGTTGAGTTGTTGGTGGAGATGAAGATCTCTATGAAACGCTGGAAAATTATGTGGATAAACATGActaaaacacttttttccaactTTAGGTTGAAGCTCAAGTCAAGTACAATTAGattgaatattgtttttccttatacagggtgattcattgggaaatgcGCATACAATTAGGGTAGATGGAGGACATCGAAGTGACTCTAAATAACCTAAATTTAATGGAACTACGGACTAACATTCTTCGTAACCAAGATACAGGATGATTtaccatattttttcaattaattataaCTTATGAACTACACTGTACATATTTGTGGTATTTGATTCGTATGTTCTTTGACAGGAGTGCTATCGATTTACAtaataaaaaagttttattcGAGGTCAGTCTCTAAAAAATTGAATGAGTAGGTATTGAGTATTGAGTCGAAACAACATATTTAGAaatttcattcacaatattGGGAAGAGCAGAAAAAAATAAGTAGGATATAATGTATTCGGTGTTTCTGCATTTCACTTGTTAGCTTGAGACAAACCGAAAATTAGGtgtcaaaaaatttgaaaaaataaattgctCATACTCTAGCTGGAAGAATAATTAGAAGCGGATGaagaaaattttagttttttgaTTTTCTGTTTTGTTCAACCTTTGTAATGTAAATTTGGGTCAAAGTTATTTTTTGTATAAAGTACAGTTGTGATTTTTCGCAATAACCATGATtctcattttccattttttgttCTATGTTGTGCGATAAACACAATGCTATGATGATTTACTTACGCATACGAGGTGTTTGAGACTCATGCtgttaattaataaattaatcgaCTTACCTGAAGGAAGATTAATTGTAATTTTCCGAGCTTGTCCTTGATATAATTATTACATTGTAGTTTCCGTGAAACCTACTCCGTCAGCACGATTCTTAAGAGTTGACGAAAAACAGGCCTCTCTTCGTCGTCCCATATCCCGGTACCCCATATATCCATTCCGTGAAAGTGCGACTCTCGAAAAATCACCTTACATCAGGGAGCTAGATTTAGGTAGTAAGTATCTAACGAAACCTATAATCTGGGAGGGTGGGTAATAATTATATCTACGGACAAGCTCGGAAAATTACAATTAATCTTCCTTCAGGTAAGtcgattaatttattaattttcctTCGCTTGTCCTTGATATAATTATTACATTGTAGATGTTCAGAGCAAAAATAGGggatttttcgaataaaatatattcaGTCTATAAATTCATACAGAGTGAATCATCACAATCTGGAATTAAAGTAACAGTCCCAGAAATCGTGTTTAATTGAGAATAATAAAAGGTAAAGTATTTCTATCGAGTAAcatgaaattacaaaaaaagaaaaatatttgtccAGGTTCATAATTGCCCTAGCAAAATTATCGTTAGGTTCTTTCAAGGGTctattgtaaaatttgaaaaaaaaaaaattttttgaagtcGGTGTCCAACTTGCTGTATTTCgaatttgttcgatatttacACCAGCCCTAAATGCGGCTGATGTGGATGCATGCCTTATGATATGGGCAGAGTAGACTGATGTAGGTATCTATTCCTGCACCATACAATGTCTTTTTGATCCAGTGTTTTATGGTCTGTGAAGATGCAAAGTGAATATGTTTTCTTAAAATCAATATGAGATTCTTCACATTTTGCGACACAACTGTGTTTGATTTATATATGCCACAAGGCTACACACAGTTTCGGAATATTGTtaaaaactggaaaaattaaTAATGGTTGATATCTACCTGGGGCAGTCGTTTTTTATTCTTTCGGGCATTTTTATCTCAATTTTGTCTGGTTTAATATTGATGTTCTCAAGTTTTATCAGTGAGAGTGTTCGTACCCTACTAGCTGAAGTCAGAGCCATAAGTGTGACAAGTTTCCTTAGTAGCAATTCTATAGATTATTTTCTGAAGGGTATAATTACTCTAAGTGTTCCAGGACCGGATCAGGGATTAGGGTTCcatgtgaaaaaatatttaggTCTTGGTGGATGAACATTTGCAACACCTTTCAAAAATCTTGTTATTATTTTCTGATCACCGGTTTCTAAAGGACCAATTATTAAATTTAACGCTGATCTATATGAATTAATATGGTTTGAGTGTTCTGATAAGAATTCTAAGTAAGTTTGTAATTTATACACAAATGGATCTTGTCCTTTACTAAGGCAAAAACCCCAATACTTTTTGAAACATGCTGAATACTACTTCATAGTGCTTTTTATTAAAGATGCGATCATGACATCGATGGCATACTCAGGAACCATGAATGAATTTTCCACACTTCTTGTTTATTCTCGTGGCGAATAGATCTATTTCTGGGTTTCCaagttttaatttaatttttgcgaatgctttttcattcaattcatacTCTATGTCTATTGACGATCTCGATTCAGCATCAGCATCTGTATTCGCTTTTGAAGAAATATAACTAGCGTATACTGAAATATGCCTCTCCTCACATCATTACCACAATTCTCTAGTGATAAAATTTaaatataatatgaatatgTGATACTTCCGCCTCGGTTAATGCAGGAAATAGCAGTCTGATTGTCTATTCTCAATAATATACGAATATCAGTTTGGACTTTGGCAAAGGATTTCAGGGCATAAAATGCGCCCTTGATTTCtagaaaatttatatgaattATAGATTCCTCGTTGTCCCAGAATCCGTGACATTTTAAACCCTCACAAAAGGTTCCTCAACCTGTCTGTGAAgcgtctgaaaatatttcaacagagaaTGGCTTAGGTTTTATATTCTGTCCTAAGCCGACATTTTTTTACCACCAATCCAATTCAGTTTTCAGGGAATTTGGTAGAGTAATTTCCTTTTGATAATTTAGGCTGTCCCCTAACAATGACTGGTATTTTAATCTCTCAAACGGTTTCATATGAATGCACACGTAAGATGTGGCGAGGCAAGAAGCTACAAATTTGCCTATCATCATAGCAAAGTCATTCAAGTCATGGTTTTTGTTCGTTTCCATCAGTTTTTGAATGACGAATATTTTATCTTCTGGGTAAGATATGCGCATATTCAGGGTATCGTAAATGAAACCCAGACATTTAATACATTGTTTAGGTTTCAATGCACCTTTTTCCCGGTTTATTATAAAACCCAAATTTTGAAGAAGTCCAAGTGCTAACTGTATATTGCAAGTACATTCTTCCTCATTTCTACCAACTATAAGAATATCATCCAAATAAAAAACTGTCACAATACCAGAAAGTCTTAAGTTCCTTGGCTACTGGTTTCAGCAGTTTAGTAAATTTATAAGGGGCTATGTTCAGGTCAAAAGGTAAACTATTGAACTGTTACAATATATTATTGAATCAGAACCTCAGATATTTCTTGCTTTTTGCTTTATGGGCACAAGAAGGTAAACTATTGAACTGTTACAATATATTATTGAATCAGAACCTCAGATATTTCTTGAGTTTTGCTTAATGGGCCCAAGAAAATAGGGATCTtttaagatctatatttgaTAGGAAACAATTTTTACTCACAAGTTTCAAAACAGTTCTATAATCCTCCAATTTAAAATGAAGAGATtcaatgaaagtattaagattCTTGAGATTCAATCTGTTTTTACCATTTGATTTTCTTTACTCAAAAGTTTCAAAACAGTTCTATAATCCTCCAATTTAAAATGAGGACATtcaatgaaagtattaagattCTTGAGATTCAATATAAATCTGTTTTTACCATTCGATTTTGTTATCAAAAAATAAGAAGATATGAACTGCCCCGCTGTCGGAAGACATTCTTCTATAGCGCCTATTTTAATCAAATCGTCTACCGATTGCCTATAATCATTCATTTGCTCCTGAATGATTTTTACTGAAGGTTTGAATATCTGTCGAGGTTTCGAATTGAAGGGAATAGATACACCCCTAACCTATCCCGATACTGAATGGTCATGTGTAATAGTACTCCAAGTTTTAATAAAACTGGAAAGTCTTCCGGCGTAGCGGCTTATCTCTGACGTGGGACTTAATATAGTTTATAAAATTTCTTGGCTGTGTTCCTGTATCTGGGGCGATGATCTAACGAATTCTTCTCCTTTTTTGGCCCCCTCTCCCTTTTCCGTCCCTTGTAAATTGGACGGTGTTCGTTTAAATAATTCTTGGGAGTCTGTGAACCTGAAGGTCCAGGTTGTGAATAcggctgttgccaagatttctTATTTTTGAAGACAGCACTGGCCTTCTTTAAAGACTGCTCCGGTTAAACCGCTTCtgcgaaagttttttttttttttttttttaaaaggatttttttttttttggattttttttttttttttgaaaaggaaTTCATTCACCTCCATACTTCTTGCGACCTTTTTGCAATCGGAACTCAAATGTgggattattttatattttcggtGAGCTGATATGTTATGATGAACGTTGCTAAATAATTGACAAGCGTCTGCTAAAATCTTAACACACTTCGATTGTTCTGAGTTAGGAAGCATGTTTTGTAGGAGGGCGCCTAAGGCTGATAGGCCGTGAGCCTAAGGCTGATAGGCCGTGAGCCTGCTGCTGTTGTAAGTTGGCCATATATTTATCATTTTCCAGTGCGGATTTAGGTAATAAAGCTTTGATTTTACTATTAACCTGTGGAGGGAGCAGAGCTTTACAATTTACAGGAATTTTGTAAGTTTTATGAAGATCGTTTTGCTGGTCTTTCGTTAAACCCTTCAACAATTAGGAATTCCAACGAATGACAATTTCATCATGAATTGGTTCACCATCGATACTGTCAATATTTGGCTTGAGACTCAATACACATGAATTCTGTTCTGGAAGATCACTATCTAAAGCAGTCGAATTTTCTTCGACAATATTCATTTCAGGCTCTAAGATATTAGGTTGAGTTCCTGTTCAAGATTATctccaaaattaaaaactgaCTTCAACCAATATTCTAATTCGAATCCGTGAAATATTCGAATAGGGCTATTGAATTACAACTCAGCCAGAGACAAACTCTGACTCGGCTCTCGATAATATAAACAATCTCAAGGAGCGTTGACAGCTTCATAAACTTGAGTTGATACTGATTGTGAGAGCCGCAGATTTTGGAATATCCACTATAGGAAACCCTATGAGGGATCTTATTCATTTCGAGTTAAGAAATGCTTTCATTTTAATTAGTATTGGAAACACCAACAGGCCTTCCAACTAATATTCCACGAGTGGCCTGTGTAATAGAATTGATATACAGAATAAAATAAACTGAATAAGCTTCCAGTTgatatttcagttgaaaaagAGAATATGAATTCTGAGATTATTGTCCACTCAAGTAGAAAACGATTATGATTATTACCATTACTGTTATTATGCCAATACTTTGTTTCCTTTCTTTTGAGAATGAATTCGAACGAATTCTATTTGAGATATCCGACCGGCATATCATCAAATAACTGCTTTCTGAGACAGCCCAGAAAATCGAACAATTTTCCTTTTTATAAGCTGTCTCAAGGGACAACGACCGTTACCCTTAGCATAAGCAGTAGGAAAGATCTAAGCGTAATGTGGCGGATTTGAACCTACCTAGAATTTACCCTTTTTTAATTAATAACATTGATCAATAATAACACTCAATGCTAACAATCAAGAAGGTGACCACATCGCAACCTGTCGAGAATTGATTCGACCGAATGCAATTCGAAAATGGTAAAATGCTCAAGGAGAGAGCCCAGAAAATCGAACAATTTTCCTTTGAGGGGCTCTCTCAGGGGATAACGACCGTTTCCCCTGTTTGTTTGAGCGACAGGTGATCTTTTTACAAAGTAGTGAAAGTTATAACTTGAGAATAATCGTTCATAACTTGTGAAAACAATCGGACAATTTAACCATCATaggaatatgaattttttttttgtatacatAATTCCATTTTATATAACCAATGGTTATTTCTAATCATCGTTCTTCTCCCTCGTTAAACGCAAAATACAATGATtatcggttcattttgtgagacaCAGAAGTAAATTAGTGTATCTAGGTAAAGGCAGAAACAGAGCCTACCTGATAATTTATAATTCGTCTTCAGTTCAAAACTAGCCACTGAATCACTGAAATCATCACTCAAAATTTTGCACCAATGGATTCTGCATCTCGcgtaattgttttttttatttttgttatccTTTTTATTTCACTATATTTCCTTCCACGCACAGGAGAAGAACGGTTTCGTTTgggcattttttttttttaaatacaatGTTAATTAACCCGATATTATGCTGCGGAGCACGAAAAACGGAATGGATATATGGGGTACCGGGATATGGGACGACGAAGAGAGGCCTGTTTTTCGTCAACTCTTAAGAATCGTGCTGACGGAGTAGGTTTCACGGAAACTACAATGTAATAATTATATCAAGGACAAGCGAAGGAAAATAATAATTGGTCCCAACGAGATTTCCTCTGGTATTCCAATGAAATTGGGATCCAGATTCTAAGAAAATAGGAAGGATTGATGATTTCATGATTTCATTGAATGAATCTGGAAAAGTACCATTTGGGGAGAAAATTTATtagtttttcaaatatctgcCGCCTCATTAACGAAACAACTGAATTTGACTCAAgctaaaaattggaaaatttgtataaaatttcaaaatattgacaTACAGGATGTTGTTTCGACTCAGGACCTATATTAATTAGTTTTTTTGAGTCCGGACGCCGGTCCTGAAAAAAGGACTTCTTTTATTAATTTATATTCATTGAAGGCGATAAATGTATAAGCCTAATAGTATAAAAATGTGTAGGATCATTCATAAATTacgattaattgaaaaaatggggaaaatcaCTGAGTCACCTAGTAATGAAGAAAGAAAGACCCATAAAATATGGGTTAATGAGAGGCACCTTGGTGTCCTTCCCAatgactcaacctgtataggCTGAAACCATCATTTTTTGAGAAGGTACCTAATAATATGAAATAGGCAACAAATATATTGATCACCTCATCAATATGATCAGATGATTTCATCTTAAATGAGTAACTTAATATTGTGTACCAATTTTATGTCTGCAAGtttattggaaataaaattcagGGCATCACCTCTTTTGTGTATCCCTCGTTGGCGGCAATACCTATTTGGAGCCTCGTATTGGCCGGTATGACACCTTGACTTTCAAAACTCTCCAATTGACTGTTACTATTGTTGTTAAAACTATTGTTATTCTCATAATGTTTGAACTCCATCAACAGAGCCTGCTTTTGAGCTAATAGTTCGCGTACAGTTTCTTGGTCTGATCCTCCAGAGCTAGTTAAAGataaactttttgttgttgtgtACCCCCTCACTGAAATACAATGCTAATAAAAATACTTCCAATAAGATGCAATTGAATATTATATGTAGAAGGattttcgaatcaaaattttgttgGTTTTCTCTAATCTGATTAATCATATCTTCTCACTTTCTCCCTCTTGCGACAAAGCAATTACATCAGTTTTTCCCATGGATCGATAATCTCCTTCCACAATGCCAGCAACGCTCGAGTTCATAGTGTCCTTGAAGAAAACCTCTCCTGTCTTTATAGATCTACAATCCATTTTTCCATTGGACCAGCCTGTAATCAATTGCGGCGTTCCTTGTCCTATCAAATCGTACGATTGCATGTCGATCGCGAAGTTTTTCGACTTAAAAACACCTTTTTCAACCTTTCATTCTTTTCCTTAGGAATTCCTCACCTTCACCCTCCACAGTCTAGCATCCTGTTCGTAAACTCCAATGGTTCCATTAGAAACGGCATAGGCGAATCGGTTTTCTGGCAGGCAAACCAGATGGGTCACAACTTCTGTTTCTGTATTTTCGGACAACAGTGTGTCCCATTTGAAGATTCTAATCTTGAAGTCTTCGGAACTCACAATCAACTACAAAACGAGAAATTAATTCGTGATCGAATTGGAGTTTTATGGTGCACCTCTTCCGAGGAATCCTTGTTGAAATCCATAAGAATCATCGATGTAATCACATCTCCGACCGAAGTCCAGAACACTTCTTGACCATCGTGTTTATAGCCGTGAATTGAGGAATTTCCACCCACTAGCAGCAATTTGTTTGTGGATTCTCCGAAATTGCCAATTGCCAAAGCTTTCACTCCATCTGGGCATTCCTTATAGAAGATGTCCCTATTGTCATGCACATGGTATACCAAGATGTGAGACGTTGCTcctggaatttttcgaaattatggtAATTTGAAATGATATAGTTTATATgcagagtctttgactcgtacaaatagtttaacaggagattcttgaggtcaaaagaaacacttttttcttttactattttttccgattcggccatgataaaaagaaatatccattttaatttttgataatgagctgtgccacccctggaaaaacaaagttaccttcagaataaccagctgaatctgtgacactacacatctgtggatcttttgaatagagttgtattcagccaaagtacctaatttttcaaattttcttttttaattttagaACATtacataactcgaaaacggcgccttatacgagaaaatatgaagaatacttttattttacaaaaggttcaaatattcattagatagcgtcccatttagtttcaagagttgggttcttcgaatttttcgtatttcaatAGTACGTAATGGCCAGAAtgtgaaaactgaaagacgtgagtgatatcttgtgttgcaaaaagattaatcaaataaatgaaaaactatatcccgaaattcatttcataaaacatcagtctgtgagatagaactaaaaataacatattttcatgtttttttaaaagcctgtatcttttaagccgtgccgattcggaaaaaatggtgaaagaaaaaagtgtttcttatgacctcaaggatctactattaaaatatttgtatgagtcaaagacttaccctgtatagaaTCAGACATGAAAAATAAGGCTAGGACATGTTTTTACTTAATCATAAAGGAGAGTACGAAATAAAATTCAGTTATAATAACTTTATAATTGGTCATTTCGAGAAATTCTTTTTAATTTCCGACTGAACTTCAATTCTCACTTTGATTGATCGACTAATCTAACTAACTAACAACAATAAACCaaaattattgttttatttcaCCTTATGAAATGAATAGGTCCTCATAATTCAGTGAATGAAGGTATTCGCCTTATAACTCTTTGGATCTATTCATATTGATAGCTGATAGAAAGCCGCACAATACACAAAAACGACCCATTTCCGAAAAGTGCTTTTTTTAGGGGTAGTTTCCACACTTCTCGTGCCTGTAAACTTTTTCGGTCGAATCAAGTTTTGCAAAAACCTTCAAACGTTACTGTAGGACAAAGTAGGACTCAAACATTTTTCTAAATATTGGAATTGAGTATTAACTTGAATACACAAAGATATTGGAGAAAAAAGTTGCTAAGCATCGTTTTGTGAGATCAATATCTGGATGATGATCGTTctggttttttatttttgagtttcaTGTGCCAAATGATCTTACCTATCACTAAGATGTCTTTGTCTTCCTCTGGTATAAAAATTCCAGCAACGATTGC comes from the Coccinella septempunctata chromosome 2, icCocSept1.1, whole genome shotgun sequence genome and includes:
- the LOC123307557 gene encoding Bardet-Biedl syndrome 2 protein-like, which translates into the protein MDKSVRPVFTLELNYKIIPGLVTIGKYDGTHPCLTAATSTEKVLIHSPHRRNISVHGRINYSESNREIATLNINQTITAIVAGIFIPEEDKDILVIGATSHILVYHVHDNRDIFYKECPDGVKALAIGNFGESTNKLLLVGGNSSIHGYKHDGQEVFWTSVGDVITSMILMDFNKDSSEELIVSSEDFKIRIFKWDTLLSENTETEVVTHLVCLPENRFAYAVSNGTIGVYEQDARLWRVKSKNFAIDMQSYDLIGQGTPQLITGWSNGKMDCRSIKTGEVFFKDTMNSSVAGIVEGDYRSMGKTDVIALSQEGEMRGYTTTKSLSLTSSGGSDQETVRELLAQKQALLMEFKHYENNNSFNNNSNSQLESFESQGVIPANTRLQIGIAANEGYTKERFIEIFISTNNSTIIRSVTIFAEGIFKGETHVVHPADHQISSDLTIPLNLPSDNPVDIHIKAFVGYPKSEQYHVFEITRQLPRFSMYALNNGITDAKPESYVEFRMNERLQRICMWINQNFLLSSDVEIDGGPSLELSMKCLRDGSILVMFFEVIGRVKFYTDNIGLAADLVQSLAVFLNLDTLESKAHFPEEEEQVKELILRLSEIQETRMKLGTDVADRLGQVRTLVIKAEDARINNVNEMGQYYKDLDNLNKELINGYNIRLNNHTEGLESVKKINTIIQRFSRLRGIVFFLLEHLRF